The following are encoded in a window of Caldicellulosiruptor danielii genomic DNA:
- a CDS encoding M50 family metallopeptidase — protein MNLILALIVLTIVILVHEFGHFIVCKLSGVLVEEFAIGFGPKLFSIKGKETEYSVRAFLIGGYVKPLGEDQEVDHPRALNNAKVHKRILMVLMGPVMNFILAIIIMMGIGYFIGFGTNTIGKVEPNMPAYEVGIRSGDRIVAIDRNRVYVWDQVSFYLAVHNMLYKDREVEIKVLRDGKQYTFKVMPKYDPNTKTKRIGVASKKSRKDLFGSIYYGVFGTYAEIKETIYSVVLMITGRVSASEIMGPVGMVKTIGEAANAGFKQSVLSGLLNVLWLMQLISVNLGVINLIPFPALDGSRLIFYLYEAVARKPFNREKEALIHTIGFVLLLFLLVIVTFNDIKNIIMPGR, from the coding sequence ATGAACCTTATACTTGCTTTAATTGTGCTGACAATAGTGATACTTGTTCATGAATTTGGACATTTTATTGTATGCAAACTTTCAGGTGTACTTGTTGAAGAATTTGCCATTGGTTTTGGTCCCAAACTCTTTAGCATAAAGGGAAAAGAGACAGAGTATTCTGTGAGGGCATTTTTGATAGGAGGGTATGTAAAGCCTCTTGGCGAAGACCAGGAAGTTGACCATCCACGAGCACTCAATAATGCAAAGGTTCACAAAAGAATTTTGATGGTTTTGATGGGACCTGTTATGAACTTTATTCTTGCCATAATAATCATGATGGGGATTGGTTATTTTATTGGTTTTGGGACCAACACTATTGGCAAAGTAGAACCAAACATGCCTGCATATGAGGTTGGGATAAGAAGTGGTGACAGGATTGTCGCAATTGACAGAAATAGAGTTTATGTTTGGGATCAGGTAAGCTTTTATTTGGCTGTTCACAATATGCTCTACAAAGATAGAGAAGTAGAGATAAAGGTTTTAAGAGATGGCAAACAATATACTTTCAAGGTAATGCCAAAGTATGACCCAAACACAAAAACAAAGCGAATAGGTGTTGCTTCAAAGAAATCACGTAAAGACTTGTTTGGTAGCATCTATTATGGAGTATTTGGAACATATGCAGAGATAAAAGAGACCATATACAGTGTGGTATTGATGATAACAGGAAGGGTATCGGCATCTGAAATTATGGGACCTGTTGGTATGGTAAAGACAATTGGCGAGGCTGCAAATGCCGGATTTAAGCAGAGTGTACTCAGCGGGCTTTTGAATGTTCTGTGGCTTATGCAGCTGATTTCAGTAAACTTAGGTGTTATAAATCTTATTCCATTTCCAGCTTTAGATGGCAGCAGACTTATATTTTATCTATACGAAGCTGTGGCAAGAAAACCTTTTAATAGAGAAAAAGAAGCACTGATTCACACAATTGGTTTTGTACTTCTTCTGTTTTTGCTTGTAATTGTTACCTTCAATGACATAAAAAACATTATAATGCCTGGAAGGTGA
- a CDS encoding 1-deoxy-D-xylulose-5-phosphate reductoisomerase, with the protein MTKKICILGSTGSIGVQTIDVVKKLGIKVVGLSAHKNVELLIKQARDLNPDILCIGDEKYYTLLKENFPDKIVVTGEEGLISIATYPAADLIVNALVGISGLVPTIEAILAGKKVALANKETLVTGGKIIKMVLSQKQEKDSLPILLPVDSEHSAIFQCLVGEEKKNVKKIILTASGGPFRGKKLKDLQNVNVEDVLMHPTWNMGKKITVDSATLINKGFEVIEAMFFFDIRCEDIDVVIHPQSIIHSMVEFVDGSVKAQLSYPDMRLPIEYALSFPERGKQIAVPLDLVKIKNLTFEEPDFDTFFLLKIAYECAKKGESYPVALNAANEEAVKYFLEGKIGFVDIMKYVAKIIESHRVQKVETIRDILEIDAETRQKFKNLVEGEIS; encoded by the coding sequence ATGACAAAAAAGATTTGCATCTTAGGGTCAACCGGGTCAATAGGTGTTCAGACAATAGATGTTGTAAAAAAGCTTGGGATTAAAGTTGTGGGACTTTCAGCACACAAAAATGTAGAGCTTTTGATTAAACAGGCAAGAGATCTTAACCCTGACATTTTATGTATCGGAGACGAGAAGTACTATACTTTATTAAAAGAAAATTTTCCTGATAAGATAGTTGTAACAGGCGAGGAAGGGCTAATTAGCATTGCAACATATCCAGCAGCAGATTTGATTGTAAATGCCCTTGTTGGTATATCCGGTTTGGTGCCAACAATTGAGGCTATTTTGGCAGGTAAAAAAGTTGCTCTTGCCAACAAAGAAACGCTTGTGACTGGTGGAAAGATTATAAAAATGGTTCTTTCACAAAAACAAGAAAAAGATTCTCTTCCAATTCTTCTTCCTGTTGACTCAGAACACAGTGCTATTTTCCAGTGCCTTGTAGGTGAAGAGAAAAAAAATGTAAAAAAAATAATTCTCACGGCATCGGGAGGACCGTTCAGAGGCAAAAAATTAAAAGATTTACAAAATGTCAATGTAGAAGATGTACTGATGCATCCTACATGGAACATGGGAAAAAAAATCACAGTTGACTCAGCCACCCTTATCAACAAAGGGTTTGAAGTGATAGAAGCTATGTTTTTCTTTGATATAAGATGTGAAGATATTGATGTTGTTATACATCCTCAGAGTATTATTCATTCAATGGTTGAATTTGTTGATGGTTCTGTGAAAGCACAGCTATCTTACCCGGATATGCGTCTTCCGATTGAATATGCATTGAGCTTTCCCGAAAGAGGCAAACAAATAGCTGTACCACTTGACCTTGTAAAGATAAAAAACCTTACATTTGAAGAGCCTGATTTTGATACATTCTTTTTGCTCAAAATTGCATATGAGTGTGCAAAAAAAGGAGAAAGTTACCCGGTTGCGCTCAATGCTGCCAATGAAGAAGCTGTAAAATATTTCTTGGAAGGGAAAATTGGCTTTGTTGATATTATGAAGTATGTAGCTAAAATTATTGAAAGTCACAGGGTGCAAAAAGTTGAAACAATTAGAGACATCTTGGAAATTGATGCAGAGACAAGGCAGAAGTTTAAAAATCTTGTGGAAGGTGAGATAAGCTAA
- a CDS encoding phosphatidate cytidylyltransferase: protein MKQRIITAIWGIALVALANFLGSIWLKIFGALVAAVALYEFFNLFRIERYMLYLSIALSFFVVFSNYSINNKILFLFVLLFLLAFIESFKNRVASQSIVYVLFSFIYIVFPILFLVLLREFENGEKLIWVPYIVCWLSDTFAYFTGLAFGKRRIWTNISPKKSLEGFLGAMVGGIFAVWFYQFGLSDKNFDLSTLFISTVEGMMLSMVAHTGDLFASMLKRQQQKKDFGSILPGHGGVLDRFDSLIMVTPIIYFLAKFGLF, encoded by the coding sequence ATGAAACAAAGGATAATCACTGCTATCTGGGGAATAGCGTTGGTAGCTTTAGCAAACTTTTTAGGTAGCATTTGGCTGAAGATTTTTGGTGCTCTTGTTGCAGCAGTTGCTTTGTATGAATTTTTCAATTTGTTTAGAATAGAAAGATATATGCTGTATTTGAGCATAGCATTGAGCTTCTTTGTTGTTTTTAGTAATTATAGTATTAACAATAAAATATTGTTTTTATTTGTACTTCTTTTTCTACTTGCCTTCATAGAGAGCTTTAAAAACAGGGTAGCTTCACAGAGTATAGTCTATGTGCTATTTTCCTTTATTTACATAGTTTTTCCCATTTTATTTTTAGTACTACTTAGAGAATTTGAAAATGGGGAAAAACTAATATGGGTTCCTTACATTGTATGCTGGCTTTCAGACACTTTTGCCTATTTTACTGGTCTTGCTTTTGGTAAAAGAAGAATATGGACAAATATAAGTCCTAAAAAGAGTTTAGAAGGTTTTTTGGGAGCAATGGTTGGAGGTATATTTGCTGTTTGGTTTTATCAGTTTGGACTTTCTGACAAGAATTTTGATTTGTCAACCCTGTTTATAAGCACAGTAGAAGGTATGATGCTATCTATGGTGGCACACACAGGCGATTTGTTTGCTTCAATGCTAAAAAGGCAGCAGCAGAAAAAGGATTTTGGCTCTATTTTACCTGGTCACGGCGGTGTGCTTGACAGGTTCGACAGTTTAATCATGGTCACGCCAATAATCTACTTTCTTGCAAAATTTGGACTATTTTAA
- a CDS encoding isoprenyl transferase, whose translation MPQHIAIIMDGNGRWARKRGLPRSVGHRFGAQKLKEIVLFADEIGLKYLTVYAFSTENWKRPKEEVDNLMNLLREFFDTEIENLINKTQIRIRVIGDISKLDKDIQERIVSAEERTKDKRGLCVVIALNYGARQEIINAVKNLALDIKSGKIDIEDVDEDLFKKYLYTKDIPDPDLLIRPSGEMRVSNFLLWQISYTEFWFSNVLWPDFKKEHLLKAIEDYQKRERRFGGVK comes from the coding sequence ATGCCACAGCACATTGCAATCATTATGGATGGAAATGGCAGATGGGCAAGGAAAAGAGGGCTTCCACGTTCGGTGGGGCACAGGTTTGGTGCGCAAAAGCTAAAAGAGATAGTCCTTTTTGCCGATGAAATAGGACTAAAGTATCTTACAGTTTACGCTTTTTCAACAGAAAACTGGAAAAGGCCTAAAGAGGAAGTTGACAATCTTATGAATCTTTTGAGAGAATTCTTTGATACAGAGATAGAAAACCTCATAAACAAGACCCAGATAAGAATCAGGGTTATAGGGGATATTTCAAAGCTTGATAAAGATATTCAAGAGAGAATTGTAAGTGCTGAAGAAAGAACCAAAGACAAACGTGGACTTTGTGTTGTTATAGCTTTGAATTATGGTGCAAGACAGGAGATAATAAATGCGGTAAAAAATTTGGCTTTGGACATAAAGAGTGGTAAAATTGATATCGAAGATGTTGATGAGGACCTCTTTAAAAAATACCTTTACACAAAGGATATCCCTGACCCTGACCTTTTGATAAGACCAAGCGGTGAGATGAGGGTTTCAAACTTTCTTTTGTGGCAGATATCATATACAGAATTTTGGTTTTCAAATGTCCTGTGGCCAGACTTCAAAAAGGAGCACCTTTTAAAAGCTATCGAAGACTATCAAAAGAGAGAAAGAAGATTTGGCGGCGTTAAATAG
- the frr gene encoding ribosome recycling factor — translation MAEPIQVAEEKMKKAIETLKEEFATVRAGRANPHILDKVMVDYYGVPTPIPQVASITVPEARMIVIQPWEARMLKEIEKAIQKSDLGVNPTNDGKVIRLIFPELTEERRKELVKQVKKMAEDAKVAIRNIRREALDEYKKMKKNNEITEDDLKDAEEDVQKLHDKYIEQIEKLLSAKEKEIMEV, via the coding sequence ATGGCAGAGCCTATTCAGGTTGCAGAGGAGAAGATGAAAAAGGCAATTGAGACTTTGAAAGAGGAGTTTGCCACAGTCAGAGCAGGAAGAGCAAATCCTCATATTCTGGACAAGGTGATGGTTGATTATTATGGCGTTCCAACTCCCATTCCCCAGGTTGCAAGCATAACTGTACCAGAGGCGAGAATGATTGTGATCCAACCATGGGAAGCAAGAATGCTCAAAGAAATTGAAAAAGCCATTCAGAAATCTGACCTTGGAGTAAATCCAACAAATGATGGAAAGGTTATAAGACTTATTTTCCCTGAACTCACAGAAGAAAGAAGAAAAGAGCTTGTAAAACAGGTCAAAAAGATGGCTGAAGATGCAAAGGTGGCAATTAGAAACATAAGAAGAGAGGCACTTGATGAGTACAAAAAAATGAAAAAGAACAATGAGATTACAGAAGATGACTTAAAAGATGCCGAAGAGGATGTCCAAAAGCTTCACGACAAATACATAGAGCAGATTGAAAAACTTTTGAGTGCAAAGGAAAAGGAGATTATGGAGGTATAA
- the pyrH gene encoding UMP kinase has product MVKPKYKRVILKLSGEALGGEKGFGIDWQVVETICEEIEKVRELGVEVAIVVGGGNFFRGRSAEHIDRATADYMGMLATVINSLALQSILEKRGIQTRVQSAIEMRQIAEPYIRRRAIRHLEKGRVVIFACGTGNPFFSTDTAAALRAAEIDAEAILLAKKVDGVYDSDPKKNPNAKKYDFITYLDVINQRLEVMDSTATSMCMDNEIPIVVFELAKGNILKAVMGENIGTIVNVKEAK; this is encoded by the coding sequence ATGGTTAAGCCAAAGTACAAAAGGGTAATATTAAAATTAAGTGGTGAAGCTTTGGGTGGTGAAAAGGGTTTTGGAATTGACTGGCAGGTTGTTGAAACCATCTGTGAAGAGATTGAAAAGGTAAGGGAGCTTGGAGTGGAAGTTGCTATTGTGGTCGGTGGCGGCAACTTCTTCAGAGGAAGAAGTGCTGAACACATAGACAGGGCAACAGCCGACTATATGGGAATGCTTGCAACTGTTATTAATTCACTTGCACTTCAGAGTATTCTTGAAAAAAGAGGCATTCAGACAAGAGTGCAGAGCGCAATCGAGATGAGACAGATTGCAGAACCGTACATTCGACGTCGGGCAATTCGCCACTTGGAAAAGGGCAGAGTTGTGATTTTCGCATGTGGCACAGGCAATCCTTTCTTTTCAACAGACACAGCGGCAGCTTTGCGTGCTGCTGAGATTGACGCAGAAGCAATACTTCTTGCAAAAAAAGTAGATGGTGTCTATGACAGTGACCCGAAGAAAAATCCAAATGCTAAAAAATATGACTTTATCACTTACTTAGATGTCATCAATCAGCGGCTTGAGGTTATGGACTCAACAGCAACGTCTATGTGCATGGACAATGAAATTCCTATTGTGGTTTTTGAACTTGCAAAAGGAAATATTCTCAAGGCTGTTATGGGCGAGAACATAGGAACAATTGTAAATGTAAAGGAGGCAAAGTAA
- the tsf gene encoding translation elongation factor Ts has protein sequence MITAEMVKELREKTGAGMMDCKKALEDAGGDMDKAIELLRERGLAKAAKKASRVAAEGIVESYIHGNGRIGVLVEINCETDFVARNEEFRQFAKDIAMQIAAANPKYVSREEVPAEVIEKEKAILRQQALNEGKPENVVNRIVEGRLEKFFEEVCLLEQPWIKNPDMKIKDLLTEKIAKIGENIVIRRFARFERGEGIEKAATC, from the coding sequence ATGATTACTGCTGAGATGGTAAAGGAGCTCAGAGAAAAAACAGGTGCTGGCATGATGGACTGCAAAAAGGCTTTAGAAGATGCAGGCGGTGATATGGACAAGGCAATAGAGCTTTTGAGAGAAAGGGGCCTTGCAAAGGCTGCAAAGAAGGCTTCACGTGTTGCAGCAGAAGGTATTGTTGAAAGCTATATCCATGGAAATGGCAGGATTGGTGTTTTGGTAGAGATAAATTGTGAGACAGACTTTGTTGCAAGAAATGAGGAGTTTAGACAATTTGCAAAGGACATTGCTATGCAGATTGCAGCAGCAAATCCAAAATATGTTTCAAGAGAAGAGGTGCCTGCAGAGGTAATTGAAAAGGAAAAGGCAATTTTAAGACAGCAGGCTTTGAATGAAGGAAAGCCAGAAAATGTTGTTAACAGAATTGTTGAGGGTAGGCTTGAAAAGTTCTTTGAAGAGGTTTGCTTGCTTGAGCAGCCTTGGATTAAAAACCCTGATATGAAGATAAAAGATTTGCTTACTGAAAAAATTGCAAAAATTGGAGAAAATATTGTTATAAGAAGATTTGCAAGATTTGAAAGAGGAGAAGGAATTGAGAAGGCTGCTACATGCTAA
- the rpsB gene encoding 30S ribosomal protein S2, with protein MPVLTMKQLLEAGVHFGHQTRRWNPKMAEYIFTERNGIYIIDLQKTVKKMDEAYEFVKSQVAEGKIVLFVGTKKQAQETIKEEAERCGMFYINQRWLGGLLTNFRTIKTRIERLKELQRMEEDGTFDVLPKKEVNLLRKEKERLLKYLGGIQNMPRIPDILYIVDPRKERNAVLEARKLGIPIVAIVDTNCDPDEIDYVIPGNDDAIRAVKLITSKIADAVIEGREGEQFTPAVTSSQEADKELDQSEITADDGIDEE; from the coding sequence ATGCCAGTTTTAACAATGAAACAGCTTCTTGAAGCAGGTGTGCATTTCGGTCATCAGACACGCAGATGGAATCCCAAGATGGCTGAGTACATCTTTACTGAAAGAAATGGGATTTATATCATTGACCTTCAAAAGACAGTAAAGAAAATGGACGAGGCTTATGAGTTTGTTAAGTCTCAGGTAGCAGAAGGTAAAATTGTGCTCTTTGTTGGAACAAAAAAACAAGCTCAGGAGACAATCAAAGAAGAAGCAGAAAGATGCGGAATGTTTTACATCAATCAACGATGGCTTGGTGGACTTTTGACAAACTTCAGAACAATCAAGACAAGAATAGAAAGGTTAAAAGAGTTGCAACGAATGGAAGAAGATGGAACATTTGACGTTCTGCCCAAGAAAGAAGTAAATCTCTTGAGGAAAGAAAAAGAAAGGCTTTTGAAGTATCTTGGTGGTATTCAGAACATGCCACGCATTCCTGACATTTTGTACATTGTTGACCCACGAAAAGAAAGAAATGCTGTGCTTGAGGCAAGAAAGCTTGGGATTCCGATAGTTGCAATTGTTGATACAAACTGCGATCCTGACGAAATTGACTATGTAATTCCTGGAAATGATGATGCAATCCGTGCTGTAAAGCTCATCACATCTAAAATTGCAGATGCTGTGATTGAGGGAAGAGAAGGTGAGCAGTTTACACCTGCTGTAACTTCATCTCAAGAAGCTGACAAAGAGCTTGATCAGTCAGAAATAACAGCTGATGATGGCATAGATGAAGAATAA
- a CDS encoding nucleotide sugar dehydrogenase, whose protein sequence is MNSVCVIGLGYVGLPLALSFAMKGFKVFGVDSNEKLIEELKKGETHHLESYNGKTIQEILKEQLKNGNFIPMVDYKEALENVDDVIVTVPIPVYDGKPYFDYLISCAKEISKYLRKKQLILLRSTVVPGTTRNIFLPILEESGLKCGEDFYLAYASERIAEGKAFEEFENMPTALAGFCENSVRRAVDLIKVICKEEIIVASSFEVVETAKVIENLQRDINIAMVNEFERFTKAMNLDIFEVIKVANTHKRVNLLYPGPGVGGFCIPNAFYYLDAKAQELGVELKLSKTARMFNEGIPNYISDLVMKTIEKHKCSKKVAVLGIAMKDYSSDDRLSPAIEIIKILQARGIEVKAFDPAVKTEFDFKVSSLQEALQNTELVLILAKQHGIEFEKIFEYIPPSKAIIIDTRNVFSYSDAREKGFVLEKI, encoded by the coding sequence TTGAATAGCGTATGTGTAATAGGCCTTGGATATGTTGGTCTTCCACTTGCTCTTTCGTTTGCAATGAAAGGTTTCAAAGTCTTTGGTGTAGATAGCAATGAAAAATTGATTGAGGAGCTTAAAAAGGGAGAGACTCACCATTTAGAAAGTTACAATGGGAAGACTATACAGGAAATTTTAAAGGAGCAGCTTAAAAATGGGAACTTTATTCCCATGGTAGATTACAAAGAGGCACTTGAAAATGTAGATGATGTAATAGTCACGGTTCCAATACCTGTTTATGATGGAAAACCTTACTTTGATTATCTCATTTCGTGTGCTAAAGAGATAAGCAAATACTTGAGAAAAAAGCAGTTAATACTTTTGCGTTCAACTGTTGTTCCAGGCACAACAAGAAACATATTTCTTCCGATATTAGAAGAGAGCGGCTTGAAATGTGGAGAGGACTTTTATTTAGCTTATGCCTCAGAAAGGATTGCAGAAGGGAAGGCTTTTGAGGAGTTTGAAAATATGCCTACTGCTTTGGCAGGATTTTGTGAAAATAGTGTAAGAAGAGCTGTTGATTTGATTAAAGTGATTTGTAAGGAAGAGATAATTGTTGCATCGTCGTTTGAAGTGGTTGAGACAGCAAAGGTGATTGAGAATTTGCAAAGGGACATTAATATTGCAATGGTAAACGAGTTTGAGAGATTTACAAAGGCGATGAACCTTGATATATTTGAGGTAATAAAGGTTGCAAACACTCACAAAAGGGTAAATCTCTTGTATCCTGGGCCTGGTGTTGGAGGATTTTGCATTCCTAACGCATTTTATTATTTAGATGCAAAAGCACAGGAGCTGGGTGTTGAGCTCAAGCTCTCAAAAACAGCAAGAATGTTCAACGAAGGCATTCCTAATTATATTTCCGACCTTGTTATGAAGACTATTGAAAAGCATAAATGTTCAAAAAAGGTTGCAGTGCTTGGCATTGCAATGAAAGATTACTCTTCTGATGACAGGCTCAGCCCTGCTATTGAAATAATTAAAATCTTACAAGCTCGAGGTATTGAGGTTAAAGCGTTTGACCCTGCGGTAAAAACCGAATTTGATTTTAAAGTTAGCAGCTTACAAGAGGCTTTGCAGAATACTGAGCTTGTTTTGATTTTGGCAAAGCAGCATGGGATAGAATTTGAAAAAATTTTTGAGTATATTCCACCTTCGAAGGCAATTATTATTGACACCCGGAATGTGTTTTCTTACAGCGATGCAAGAGAAAAAGGATTTGTGTTGGAGAAGATATAA
- a CDS encoding glycosyltransferase, translating to MIDIICFSTTSWDPIPTRKQQIMKRMPQNCRIFYLDPPVTLIGPLKDPSLRPYLTRFRKSPKRIKENLFVFALPPIIPFYNKKRSINKFNQKMIANFVKEVIYQNFDLKSPIIWTYMPNTVDILEHLSYSFLIYDCIDKHSEFQGFIDKALVESMEDELAQKSNVVFTTTKGLYNKLKPLNPHTYLVPNGAEFEHFQKASNKLPVPDKMKNTPHPIFGFVGVIHTWIDTQLIEYLAREKKEWSFVLIGPVGAGVSVDNLKKLSNVYLLGRIEHRDLPQYVSQFDVCLNLFRTNKLSENVSPLKFYEYLATGKPIVSTYMPQVEEFSDVVYIGKNYEDVLVKCIQALQEAQNPNIGKIEKRIEYAKQTSWDSRVAQIIDILKREGINIE from the coding sequence ATGATAGATATAATTTGTTTTTCTACAACGTCATGGGACCCTATACCAACACGTAAACAACAGATAATGAAAAGAATGCCGCAAAACTGTAGAATATTTTATTTAGACCCACCTGTGACCCTGATAGGTCCATTAAAAGACCCCAGTTTGAGACCTTACCTTACAAGATTTAGAAAGTCTCCGAAAAGAATAAAAGAAAACCTTTTTGTATTTGCTCTGCCACCTATTATTCCTTTTTATAACAAGAAAAGATCTATAAATAAGTTCAATCAAAAAATGATAGCAAATTTTGTTAAAGAAGTTATCTATCAAAACTTTGATTTAAAATCACCTATAATATGGACCTACATGCCAAACACTGTGGATATTCTTGAACATCTTTCTTACAGTTTTTTAATTTACGACTGTATAGACAAACACTCAGAGTTTCAAGGATTTATTGACAAGGCTTTAGTTGAGAGCATGGAAGATGAGCTTGCTCAAAAGAGCAATGTAGTTTTCACAACAACAAAAGGATTATATAATAAATTAAAGCCTTTAAATCCTCACACATATCTTGTACCAAACGGTGCCGAGTTTGAACATTTTCAAAAAGCTTCAAATAAGCTACCTGTACCAGATAAGATGAAGAATACTCCCCATCCTATCTTTGGTTTTGTAGGTGTTATCCATACATGGATTGACACTCAGCTTATAGAATATTTAGCAAGAGAAAAAAAAGAGTGGTCGTTTGTTTTGATAGGACCTGTGGGCGCTGGTGTAAGCGTGGATAATTTAAAGAAACTGAGCAATGTTTATTTGCTTGGAAGGATTGAACACAGGGATTTGCCGCAGTATGTATCTCAATTTGATGTTTGCTTGAACTTATTCAGAACAAATAAGCTCTCAGAAAATGTAAGCCCGCTAAAATTTTACGAGTATTTAGCAACCGGAAAACCAATTGTTTCAACTTATATGCCTCAAGTAGAAGAATTTTCCGATGTTGTGTATATTGGAAAAAACTATGAGGATGTGCTTGTAAAATGCATTCAAGCTCTGCAGGAGGCACAAAATCCTAATATTGGAAAAATAGAAAAAAGAATAGAGTATGCAAAGCAAACCTCCTGGGATAGCAGAGTAGCTCAAATTATTGATATACTAAAGAGGGAAGGGATAAATATTGAATAG
- a CDS encoding DUF4330 domain-containing protein, translating to MKIVDQKGRLFGIINIVDLILIVLIIAIAWVGFAKISSHAKSSDTLQDEFVEIKPGEAIINVKIPLADPVMAQSLHKNDYLVTGNTLTKSYIKDIQIKDGIYERTSSEGKVIVAKHPYKKDVYITIYGYVTFEGATIKLDKQTVRVGKTFYVKTRTVEMIGVVTGVQIVKE from the coding sequence ATGAAAATAGTAGACCAAAAAGGAAGACTATTTGGTATCATCAACATTGTTGACCTCATTTTGATAGTGCTGATTATAGCAATTGCATGGGTAGGGTTTGCAAAGATTTCATCACATGCAAAATCATCCGATACTTTGCAGGATGAATTTGTGGAAATCAAGCCGGGCGAAGCAATCATTAATGTAAAAATTCCTCTTGCTGACCCTGTTATGGCTCAGTCTCTTCACAAAAACGACTATTTGGTAACTGGCAATACTTTAACAAAATCATATATCAAAGATATCCAGATAAAAGATGGTATCTATGAAAGAACTTCATCGGAGGGAAAAGTGATCGTAGCAAAACATCCTTATAAGAAAGATGTCTATATTACAATCTATGGGTATGTGACATTTGAAGGGGCAACAATAAAATTAGACAAACAAACTGTACGAGTTGGAAAAACATTTTATGTAAAGACGCGGACAGTAGAAATGATTGGTGTTGTTACTGGTGTACAAATTGTAAAAGAATAA